The Allochromatium tepidum genome has a window encoding:
- a CDS encoding ThiF family adenylyltransferase → MKTEPVLRVPWGLSERLRALLHPEPFQERFAFAVARPLRTERGAPPAALVEQLLTLEPEDYDHTSTGGLSLNPESSARINRWAVRVAQNGWLAVHLHSHPPGVDQFSTTDDDAESRLSRWLAEQGVPSYWSLVWPTGGVPRARLWTRGQTQPGRLFLGLAPMVAETAQGMSAALDRQRAFGPGLRAAADQIRVGVLGVGGLGLLVVEQLARAGFRRFVLIDPDTVEETNLNRLPGVTRRDLGRLKVRVAKRLIRQASLSLGLVPQISALPHDIYRSSAAQRALARCDLILAVTDNDLSRTLALQLALEHGREYLQAGTDITLAEDGAIVGLRAEVTGAEIGRYCPICSGRLSPGQASIEARAYAGGEVAARALSEGYVPDVAAPAVMSLNAVTAGLLVTEIQRRTAGLGVRDLLQLDLQSGALLARERLSMGMDCQVCGAAEVAPTVLE, encoded by the coding sequence ATGAAGACGGAACCCGTACTGCGGGTTCCCTGGGGGCTTTCGGAGCGCCTGCGGGCGCTCCTGCACCCGGAACCCTTCCAGGAACGCTTCGCCTTTGCCGTCGCCCGACCGTTGCGCACCGAGCGCGGCGCGCCGCCGGCGGCGCTGGTGGAGCAGCTGCTCACCCTCGAACCGGAGGACTATGACCACACCTCGACGGGCGGGCTCAGTCTGAACCCGGAGAGTTCGGCGCGGATCAACCGCTGGGCGGTCCGGGTCGCACAGAACGGTTGGCTGGCGGTGCATCTGCACAGCCATCCGCCCGGCGTCGACCAGTTCAGCACCACGGACGACGACGCTGAGTCGCGCCTGTCGCGCTGGCTGGCCGAACAGGGCGTGCCCAGCTACTGGAGCCTGGTGTGGCCGACCGGCGGTGTGCCGCGCGCCCGCCTGTGGACACGGGGTCAAACGCAACCGGGACGGCTATTCCTCGGCCTGGCACCGATGGTGGCGGAAACCGCCCAGGGCATGTCGGCAGCGCTCGACCGCCAGCGCGCCTTTGGTCCCGGACTGCGGGCGGCGGCGGATCAGATCCGGGTCGGCGTACTCGGGGTCGGCGGACTTGGCCTACTGGTCGTCGAGCAGTTGGCGCGCGCGGGCTTCCGGCGCTTCGTGCTGATCGATCCGGACACCGTCGAGGAGACCAACCTCAACCGTCTGCCGGGCGTCACCCGCCGCGATCTCGGGCGCCTCAAGGTGCGCGTGGCCAAACGGCTGATTCGTCAGGCGTCGCTGAGTCTGGGGCTGGTGCCGCAGATCTCCGCCCTCCCCCACGACATCTACCGCTCCAGCGCCGCCCAGCGCGCCCTGGCCCGCTGTGACCTGATCCTGGCGGTGACCGACAACGACCTGAGCCGCACCCTGGCGCTGCAACTGGCGCTGGAGCATGGCCGCGAGTATCTCCAGGCCGGAACCGACATCACGCTGGCCGAGGATGGCGCGATCGTCGGTCTGCGCGCCGAGGTGACGGGCGCCGAGATCGGGCGCTATTGCCCGATCTGCAGCGGCCGGCTCTCGCCGGGACAGGCGTCCATCGAGGCGCGCGCCTATGCCGGGGGCGAGGTCGCCGCACGTGCCTTGAGCGAGGGCTATGTGCCGGATGTCGCCGCCCCGGCGGTGATGAGCCTCAACGCCGTGACCGCCGGCCTGCTGGTCACCGAGATCCAGCGCCGCACCGCCGGACTCGGGGTGCGCGACCTGCTGCAACTCGACCTGCAATCCGGCGCACTCCTGGCGCGGGAAAGGCTGTCGATGGGGATGGACTGCCAGGTGTGCGGGGCGGCGGAAGTCGCGCCGACCGTACTGGAATGA
- a CDS encoding fumarate hydratase translates to MTTIRESDFIRSIADALQFISYYHPRDYIQALGAAYEAEQSPAARDAMAQILYNSRLCAEGHRPICQDTGSVVVFLKVGMDVRWDTQQSLQALVDEGVRRAYLHPDNVLRASIVSPPIGARTNTGDNTPAVVHVELVPGDRVEVRLAAKGGGSENKAKFAILNPSDNLVDWVLKTVPTMGAGWCPPGMLGIGIGGSAEKAMLLAKEALLGHIDVHELQARGPADPIEELRLELFEKVNALGIGAQGLGGLTTVLDVKILTYPTHAASLPVAMIPNCAATRHLDFVLDGSGPVQLEPPRLADWPAITWAPDSTARRVNLDGLTRAEIASWRPGERLLLSGRLLTGRDAAHKRIADLLARGESLPAGVDLTDRFIYYVGPVDPVRDEIVGPAGPTTATRMDKFTEIMLARTGLIGMIGKAERGPAAIESIKQHGAVYLMAVGGAAYLVSKAIKSSRLVAFEDLGMEAIREFVVEDMPVTVAVDSRGESVHQIGPAEWRGRIAGIPVTVA, encoded by the coding sequence ATGACCACCATCCGCGAATCCGATTTCATCCGGAGCATTGCCGACGCGCTCCAGTTCATCTCCTACTATCACCCGCGCGACTACATCCAGGCGCTGGGTGCCGCCTATGAGGCCGAGCAGTCGCCGGCCGCGCGCGATGCCATGGCCCAGATCCTCTACAACTCGCGGCTGTGCGCCGAGGGGCACCGGCCCATCTGTCAGGATACCGGCTCGGTAGTGGTCTTCCTCAAGGTCGGCATGGATGTGCGTTGGGATACTCAGCAAAGCCTTCAGGCGCTGGTCGACGAGGGCGTGCGCCGCGCCTATCTGCACCCGGACAATGTGCTGCGTGCCTCGATCGTGTCCCCACCGATCGGTGCGCGCACGAATACCGGCGACAACACCCCGGCCGTGGTCCATGTCGAGCTGGTGCCCGGCGATCGGGTCGAGGTGCGGCTCGCGGCCAAGGGCGGCGGCTCGGAGAACAAGGCCAAGTTCGCCATCCTCAATCCGAGCGACAACCTGGTCGATTGGGTGCTGAAGACGGTGCCGACCATGGGCGCAGGCTGGTGTCCGCCCGGAATGCTCGGCATCGGCATCGGCGGCTCGGCCGAGAAGGCGATGCTGCTGGCCAAGGAAGCCCTGCTCGGACACATCGACGTCCATGAACTCCAGGCACGCGGCCCAGCCGATCCGATCGAGGAACTGCGTCTGGAGCTGTTCGAGAAGGTCAACGCGCTCGGCATCGGCGCTCAGGGACTCGGCGGGCTGACCACGGTGCTGGACGTCAAGATCCTCACCTACCCCACCCATGCCGCCTCGCTGCCGGTGGCCATGATCCCCAACTGTGCCGCGACCCGACATCTGGACTTCGTCCTCGACGGCTCAGGCCCGGTGCAGCTGGAACCGCCGCGTCTGGCGGATTGGCCGGCGATCACCTGGGCGCCCGACAGCACGGCGCGGCGCGTGAATCTCGACGGACTCACGCGCGCCGAGATCGCGAGCTGGCGCCCGGGCGAGCGGCTGCTGCTCTCGGGCCGGCTGCTCACCGGACGCGATGCGGCGCACAAGCGCATCGCCGATCTGCTCGCACGCGGCGAATCCCTGCCGGCAGGCGTGGATCTCACCGATCGCTTCATCTATTACGTCGGCCCGGTCGATCCGGTACGCGACGAGATCGTGGGACCGGCCGGACCGACCACCGCCACGCGCATGGACAAGTTCACCGAGATCATGCTCGCCCGGACCGGGCTGATCGGCATGATCGGCAAGGCCGAGCGCGGACCGGCGGCGATCGAGTCGATCAAGCAGCATGGCGCAGTCTATCTGATGGCGGTCGGCGGCGCGGCCTATCTGGTCTCCAAGGCCATCAAGTCCTCGCGGCTGGTCGCCTTCGAGGATCTCGGCATGGAGGCGATCCGCGAGTTCGTGGTCGAGGACATGCCGGTGACGGTCGCGGTCGACAGCCGGGGCGAATCGGTGCACCAGATCGGACCTGCCGAGTGGCGCGGACGGATCGCGGGGATTCCGGTGACGGTGGCCTGA
- the infC gene encoding translation initiation factor IF-3, translating into MPAIAAPKRNRVNREINIPEVRLIGADGNQVGVVNTREAIAMAEEAGLDLVEIVPTSEPPVCRLMDFGRFLFDQKKKKNEAKKKQKQVQIKEIKFRPGTDEGDYQVKLRNLTRFLNEGDKAKVTMRFRGREHAHRELGLELLRRIENDLTEVSIVEQQPLMEGRQMVMVLGPKKK; encoded by the coding sequence ATACCTGCTATCGCTGCGCCAAAGAGAAACCGCGTCAACAGAGAGATCAACATCCCGGAAGTCCGGCTGATCGGCGCGGATGGAAATCAGGTTGGGGTCGTCAACACCCGTGAGGCCATCGCCATGGCCGAGGAGGCGGGCTTGGATCTCGTCGAGATCGTGCCGACCTCCGAGCCTCCCGTGTGTCGGTTGATGGATTTCGGTCGGTTTCTCTTCGATCAGAAGAAGAAGAAGAACGAGGCCAAGAAGAAGCAGAAGCAGGTCCAGATCAAGGAAATCAAGTTTCGCCCAGGGACGGACGAGGGAGACTATCAGGTCAAACTACGCAACCTGACCCGTTTCCTCAATGAAGGGGACAAGGCCAAGGTCACCATGCGCTTTCGTGGGCGCGAACATGCCCACCGCGAACTCGGTCTGGAGCTGCTCCGGCGGATCGAGAACGACCTGACCGAGGTGAGCATCGTCGAACAGCAGCCGCTCATGGAAGGCCGGCAGATGGTCATGGTGCTCGGTCCCAAGAAGAAATAG
- the thrS gene encoding threonine--tRNA ligase — translation MPLITLPDGSQRSFEQPVSVHDVAAAIGPGLAKAALAGRVDGRLVDTSHVIDQDSELAIVTGKDEATALELLRHDAAHVMAQAVQELYPGTQVTIGPAIENGFYYDFARDEPFTPADLERIEERMHEIVKRDLPIVREVMDREEAKRVFAELGEHYKVEIIDDIIPAGEEVSIYRQGDWFDVCRGPHLPSTGKLGNGFKLTKLAGAYWRGDSRNAMLQRIYGTAWRDKKELNAYLHRLEEAEKRDHRKLGKQLDLFHFQDEAPGMAFWHAKGRVVYRLAETYMREKLDEYGYQEVETPQVLDRSLWERSGHWDKFAGGMFTTHLDDRDFAIKPMNCPGHIQLYNQGLKSYRDLPLRIAEFGVVHRNEPSGTLHGLMRARRFTQDDAHVFCTEDQLQSEVATLIDMVFETYRDFGFDDIELALSLRPDRRVGADELWDKAEAALAQSLDDKGLTYRIQPGEGAFYGPKIEFTLRDSIGRAWQCGTIQVDFSMPGRLGAHYIAEDNSKQTPVMIHRAVLGSVERFIGILIEHYAGLLPVWLAPVQAVALNITDRQAEYVKEVVKTLRDKGFRAEFDLRNEKIGFKIREHTLQRVPYLLVVGDREVEARSLSVRNRQGQDLGSFSLDAFIERLSQDVANRIH, via the coding sequence ATGCCTCTGATTACGCTCCCCGATGGCTCCCAGCGCTCCTTCGAGCAGCCCGTCAGCGTCCATGACGTCGCCGCCGCCATCGGCCCAGGTCTGGCCAAGGCCGCGCTCGCCGGTCGCGTCGACGGTCGGCTCGTCGATACCTCCCATGTCATCGATCAGGACTCCGAACTCGCCATCGTCACCGGCAAGGACGAGGCGACCGCGCTCGAACTGCTGCGCCACGACGCCGCCCATGTGATGGCGCAGGCCGTGCAGGAGCTCTATCCGGGCACCCAGGTCACCATCGGCCCGGCGATCGAAAACGGCTTCTATTACGACTTCGCCCGCGACGAGCCCTTCACGCCCGCCGATCTGGAGCGCATCGAAGAACGCATGCACGAGATCGTCAAGCGCGATCTGCCCATCGTGCGCGAGGTCATGGATCGCGAGGAGGCCAAGCGCGTCTTCGCCGAGCTGGGCGAGCACTACAAGGTCGAGATCATCGACGACATCATCCCGGCGGGCGAAGAGGTTTCCATCTACCGCCAGGGCGACTGGTTCGACGTCTGTCGCGGCCCGCATCTGCCGAGCACCGGCAAGCTCGGCAACGGCTTCAAGCTGACGAAGCTCGCCGGCGCCTACTGGCGCGGCGACTCGCGCAACGCCATGCTGCAACGCATCTACGGCACCGCCTGGCGCGACAAGAAGGAACTCAACGCCTACCTGCATCGCCTGGAAGAGGCCGAGAAGCGCGATCATCGCAAGCTCGGCAAGCAGCTCGACCTGTTCCACTTCCAGGACGAAGCCCCCGGCATGGCCTTCTGGCACGCCAAGGGCCGCGTGGTCTATCGGCTCGCCGAGACCTACATGCGCGAGAAGCTCGACGAATACGGCTATCAGGAAGTCGAGACCCCGCAGGTGCTCGACCGCTCGCTGTGGGAGCGTTCCGGCCACTGGGACAAGTTCGCCGGCGGCATGTTCACGACGCATCTGGATGATCGTGATTTCGCCATCAAGCCGATGAACTGCCCCGGTCACATCCAGCTCTACAACCAGGGGCTCAAGAGTTATCGCGACCTGCCGCTACGCATCGCCGAGTTCGGCGTGGTGCATCGCAACGAGCCGTCCGGCACCCTGCACGGCCTGATGCGCGCGCGTCGCTTCACTCAGGACGACGCCCACGTCTTCTGCACCGAGGATCAGCTCCAATCGGAAGTCGCGACCCTGATCGACATGGTGTTCGAGACCTATCGCGATTTCGGCTTCGACGACATCGAACTGGCCCTGTCGCTGCGTCCCGACCGGCGCGTCGGCGCCGACGAACTCTGGGACAAGGCCGAGGCGGCGCTCGCTCAGTCGCTCGACGACAAGGGGCTGACCTACCGCATCCAGCCGGGCGAGGGCGCCTTCTATGGCCCCAAGATCGAGTTCACCCTGCGCGACAGCATCGGACGCGCCTGGCAGTGCGGTACCATCCAGGTCGATTTCTCGATGCCCGGTCGTCTCGGCGCGCACTACATCGCCGAGGACAACAGCAAGCAGACGCCGGTGATGATCCATCGTGCCGTCCTCGGCTCGGTCGAGCGTTTCATCGGCATCCTGATCGAACACTATGCCGGTCTGCTGCCCGTCTGGCTCGCGCCGGTGCAGGCGGTGGCGCTCAATATCACCGACCGCCAGGCCGAGTATGTCAAGGAGGTCGTTAAGACCTTGCGCGACAAGGGCTTCCGCGCCGAGTTCGACTTGAGAAACGAGAAGATCGGCTTTAAAATCCGCGAGCACACCCTGCAGCGGGTTCCCTATCTGCTCGTGGTCGGAGACCGCGAGGTCGAGGCCCGCTCATTGTCGGTCCGCAACCGCCAGGGTCAGGATCTCGGCTCCTTCAGTCTCGATGCCTTCATCGAGCGCTTGAGCCAGGACGTCGCGAACCGCATCCATTGA
- the ihfA gene encoding integration host factor subunit alpha, with protein MALTKADMAEHLFEELGLNKREAKDIVEMFFEEIRAALERGEQVKLSGFGNFDLREKKERPGRNPKTGEEIPITARRVVTFRPGQKLKLRVEAYAGTER; from the coding sequence ATGGCCTTGACCAAAGCCGACATGGCCGAGCATTTGTTCGAAGAGCTTGGTCTGAACAAACGCGAGGCCAAGGACATCGTCGAGATGTTCTTCGAGGAGATCCGCGCCGCCCTGGAGCGCGGCGAACAGGTCAAGCTGTCCGGGTTCGGCAACTTCGATCTGCGCGAGAAGAAAGAGCGCCCTGGGCGCAATCCCAAGACCGGCGAGGAGATCCCCATCACCGCCCGGCGTGTCGTGACCTTCCGTCCGGGCCAAAAGCTCAAATTGAGAGTGGAAGCCTATGCGGGAACCGAGCGATAG
- the pheS gene encoding phenylalanine--tRNA ligase subunit alpha, with amino-acid sequence MAEQTALGIQSLQEAAIQAIAQAADATALDQVRVRYLGKSGELTALLKQLGTLPPAERPAAGQAINQAKDAVQQAIETRKSALEQTALAARLAAERIDVTLPGRGQAPGGLHPVTRALRRIERLFANAGFAVVEGPEVEDAYHNFEALNIPEHHPARAMHDTFYFDAERLLRTHTSPVQIRVMEEQAPPLKVIAPGRVYRCDSDLTHTPMFHQVEGLLVDEQVSFADLKGVLYDFLTNFFERDLKLRFRPSYFPFTEPSAEVDIQCVMCNGDGCRVCKQTGWLEVLGCGMVYPEVFRHVGIDPERHLGYAFGMGVERLAMLRYGIDDIRLNFDNDLRYLRQFR; translated from the coding sequence ATGGCCGAACAGACCGCGCTCGGTATCCAGTCGCTCCAGGAGGCCGCGATCCAGGCCATCGCCCAGGCCGCCGATGCGACGGCGCTCGATCAGGTGCGCGTGCGCTATCTGGGCAAGAGCGGTGAGCTGACCGCCCTGCTCAAGCAGCTCGGCACCCTGCCGCCGGCCGAGCGCCCGGCCGCCGGCCAAGCCATCAATCAGGCCAAGGACGCCGTGCAGCAGGCGATCGAGACGCGCAAGTCCGCGCTCGAACAGACGGCGCTCGCCGCGCGTCTGGCCGCCGAGCGCATCGACGTCACCCTGCCCGGACGCGGACAGGCGCCCGGCGGACTGCATCCCGTCACCCGTGCGCTGCGACGCATCGAGCGGTTGTTCGCCAATGCCGGCTTTGCCGTGGTCGAAGGCCCCGAGGTCGAGGACGCCTATCACAACTTCGAGGCGCTCAACATCCCCGAGCACCATCCGGCGCGGGCGATGCACGACACCTTCTATTTCGATGCCGAGCGGCTGCTGCGCACCCACACCTCGCCGGTGCAGATCCGGGTGATGGAAGAACAGGCGCCGCCGCTCAAGGTGATCGCTCCGGGGCGCGTCTATCGCTGCGACTCGGATCTGACCCATACCCCGATGTTCCATCAGGTCGAGGGGTTGCTGGTCGACGAACAGGTGAGCTTCGCCGATCTCAAGGGCGTGCTCTACGATTTCCTGACCAATTTCTTCGAGCGCGATCTCAAGCTGCGTTTCCGGCCGTCCTACTTCCCCTTCACCGAACCCTCGGCGGAGGTCGACATCCAGTGCGTGATGTGCAACGGCGACGGCTGCCGCGTCTGCAAGCAGACCGGCTGGCTGGAGGTACTCGGCTGCGGCATGGTCTATCCCGAGGTCTTCCGCCATGTCGGTATCGACCCGGAGCGTCATCTCGGCTATGCCTTCGGCATGGGTGTGGAGCGGCTGGCCATGCTGCGCTACGGTATCGACGACATCCGGCTCAACTTCGACAACGATCTGCGCTATCTGCGTCAGTTTCGTTGA
- the pheT gene encoding phenylalanine--tRNA ligase subunit beta: protein MRFSEAWLREWVNPPVDTQRLVDQLSMAGLEVDAVEPAAPVFSGVRVGHVLSVEPHPDAAKLRVCSVDVGEDAPLQIICGAANVAAGMKVPVATIGACLPGDFKIKRAKLRGVESFGMICSAGELGLAESSDGILPLPADAPLGEDFRAWLALDDQCIEVDPTPDRGDCLGLAGLAREVAVINRVPLTPVAGEPVTPTIDDRFPVRLQAPEACPRYVCRVIRGIDPSATTPLWMRERLRRGGIRAISPVVDVTNYVLLELGQPMHGFDLAKLTGEIRVRMAGEGETLTLLNGEQATLRADTLVIADAERPVALAGIMGGAESGVGDETRDILLESAFFAPPAVSGKARSYGLHTDSSHRFERGVDPELQVRAIERATRLLLDIVGGEPGPVCEVSAAEHLPRPTPLHLRSERVARILGLQLPNETIEDILERLGMAVERCEDGWQVTPPSARFDLVQEVDLIADIGRIHGYDLIPVSHAGSASATQSDSETRFELDRARLALVDRGFQEVITYSFVSPEMQELVEPGVETLKLANPISAELSVMRTSLWPGLLQTAVYNQARQMERVRIFESGLRFRFGPEGLTQTPGIAGLAVGDRLPEQWGQKGQGVDFFDLKADVEALLTQTGAPASFRFVPAEHPALHPGQTARIERDGRTVGLIGMLHPALAARLDLTGDVFLFELDLAPLTPGVLPRYAKISRYPGIRRDLAILVDQGVSYEAVEQCIRSVASDLLRDLILFDVYTGRNIETGRKSLALGLILQSSSQTLTDEVIDATVGRILERLTSELDARLRD, encoded by the coding sequence ATGCGATTCAGTGAGGCATGGCTGCGCGAATGGGTGAACCCGCCGGTCGATACCCAGCGCCTGGTCGATCAACTCAGCATGGCGGGGCTGGAGGTCGACGCGGTCGAACCGGCGGCGCCCGTCTTCAGTGGGGTCCGGGTCGGGCATGTACTCAGCGTCGAGCCGCATCCGGACGCCGCCAAGCTGCGTGTCTGCTCGGTCGATGTCGGCGAGGACGCCCCGCTCCAGATCATCTGCGGCGCGGCCAATGTCGCGGCTGGGATGAAGGTGCCGGTGGCGACCATCGGGGCCTGTCTGCCGGGGGATTTCAAGATCAAGCGCGCCAAGCTGCGCGGGGTCGAGTCGTTCGGCATGATCTGCTCGGCCGGCGAGCTGGGTCTGGCCGAGTCCTCCGACGGCATCCTGCCGCTGCCCGCCGATGCGCCCCTGGGTGAGGATTTCCGCGCCTGGCTGGCGCTCGACGATCAGTGCATCGAGGTCGATCCGACGCCGGATCGCGGCGACTGTCTCGGGCTGGCGGGACTGGCGCGCGAGGTCGCGGTCATCAATCGCGTGCCTCTGACGCCGGTGGCCGGCGAGCCGGTCACGCCGACCATTGATGACCGTTTCCCGGTCCGGTTGCAGGCGCCCGAAGCCTGTCCGCGCTATGTCTGCCGCGTCATCCGTGGCATCGATCCCAGCGCGACCACGCCGCTGTGGATGCGCGAGCGGCTGCGGCGCGGCGGCATTCGCGCCATCAGCCCGGTGGTCGACGTCACCAACTATGTGCTGCTCGAACTCGGTCAGCCGATGCACGGCTTCGATCTGGCCAAGCTCACGGGCGAGATCCGGGTGCGGATGGCCGGCGAGGGCGAGACGCTGACGCTGCTCAACGGCGAACAGGCGACCTTGCGCGCCGACACGCTCGTCATCGCCGATGCCGAACGCCCGGTCGCGCTCGCCGGCATCATGGGCGGCGCCGAGTCGGGCGTCGGTGACGAGACGCGCGACATCCTGCTCGAAAGCGCCTTCTTCGCGCCGCCGGCCGTCAGCGGCAAGGCGCGCAGTTACGGGCTGCACACCGATTCCTCGCACCGCTTCGAGCGTGGCGTCGATCCCGAACTCCAGGTGCGCGCCATCGAGCGTGCCACACGCCTGCTGCTCGACATCGTCGGCGGCGAGCCGGGGCCGGTGTGCGAAGTCAGCGCCGCCGAGCATCTGCCGCGCCCGACGCCGCTGCATCTGCGTTCCGAGCGGGTGGCGCGGATTCTGGGACTGCAACTGCCCAATGAGACCATCGAGGACATCCTCGAACGGCTCGGCATGGCCGTCGAGCGATGCGAGGACGGCTGGCAGGTCACGCCGCCGAGTGCGCGCTTCGATCTGGTGCAGGAGGTCGATCTGATCGCCGACATCGGGCGTATCCACGGCTATGACCTGATCCCGGTCAGTCATGCCGGCTCGGCCTCGGCCACCCAGTCAGACTCCGAGACTCGTTTCGAACTCGACCGCGCGCGGCTGGCGCTGGTCGATCGCGGGTTCCAGGAGGTCATCACCTACAGCTTCGTCAGTCCCGAAATGCAGGAGCTGGTCGAGCCGGGTGTCGAGACGCTCAAGCTGGCCAATCCGATCAGCGCCGAACTCTCGGTCATGCGTACCAGTCTTTGGCCCGGACTGTTGCAAACCGCCGTCTACAACCAGGCGCGGCAGATGGAGCGCGTGCGCATCTTCGAGAGCGGACTGCGTTTTCGCTTTGGCCCCGAAGGTTTAACCCAGACGCCGGGGATCGCCGGTCTGGCGGTCGGCGATCGGCTGCCGGAGCAGTGGGGCCAAAAAGGGCAGGGCGTCGATTTCTTCGATCTCAAGGCCGATGTCGAGGCGCTGCTGACCCAGACCGGCGCGCCCGCGTCCTTCCGTTTCGTGCCTGCCGAACATCCGGCGCTGCATCCGGGGCAGACCGCGCGCATCGAGCGCGACGGTCGGACGGTCGGTTTGATCGGGATGCTGCATCCGGCGCTCGCCGCGCGGCTCGACCTGACCGGTGATGTCTTCCTGTTCGAGCTCGATCTGGCCCCGCTGACGCCGGGCGTGCTGCCGCGCTACGCCAAGATCTCGCGCTATCCCGGCATCCGGCGCGATCTGGCGATTCTGGTCGACCAAGGGGTCAGCTACGAAGCGGTCGAGCAGTGCATCCGTTCGGTCGCCTCCGACCTGCTGCGCGACCTGATCCTGTTCGATGTCTACACCGGACGGAACATCGAAACAGGTCGAAAAAGTCTCGCTTTAGGATTGATTTTACAGTCGTCTTCTCAGACACTTACGGACGAAGTCATAGATGCGACGGTGGGGCGGATCCTGGAGCGCCTGACCTCCGAACTCGATGCACGCTTGAGGGATTGA
- the rplT gene encoding 50S ribosomal protein L20, producing the protein MPRVKRGVTAHARHKKILEEAKGYYGARSKVFRVAKQAVIKAGQYAYRDRRQKKREFRALWIARINAAARDNGLSYSRLIDGLKKAGVEVDRKMLADIAYHDSVAFAALAEQAKAALA; encoded by the coding sequence ATGCCAAGAGTCAAACGCGGCGTCACCGCCCACGCGCGGCACAAGAAGATCCTCGAAGAGGCCAAGGGCTATTATGGCGCCCGAAGCAAAGTCTTCCGGGTCGCCAAGCAAGCGGTCATCAAGGCCGGCCAGTACGCCTATCGTGACCGTCGTCAGAAAAAGCGCGAATTCCGCGCGCTCTGGATCGCCCGTATCAACGCCGCCGCGCGTGACAACGGTCTGTCCTACAGCCGTCTGATCGACGGGCTGAAGAAGGCCGGCGTCGAGGTCGACCGCAAGATGCTCGCCGACATCGCCTATCACGACAGCGTCGCCTTCGCGGCGCTGGCTGAGCAGGCGAAGGCCGCTCTGGCCTGA
- the rpmI gene encoding 50S ribosomal protein L35 — MPKIKSNRGAAKRFKRTPSGGVKCNASHRRHILTKKSTKRKRQLRAPQRIHNSDLRAARRMIPYC; from the coding sequence ATGCCCAAGATCAAGTCCAATCGAGGAGCCGCGAAGCGCTTCAAGCGCACGCCCTCCGGTGGTGTCAAGTGCAACGCCTCGCACCGTCGTCACATCCTGACCAAGAAGTCGACCAAGCGGAAGCGTCAACTGCGTGCGCCTCAGCGCATCCACAATTCGGATCTGCGTGCCGCGCGCCGCATGATTCCGTACTGCTAG
- a CDS encoding MerR family transcriptional regulator — translation MREPSDSLIGASDGDLPPIPGKRYFTIGEVSELCGVKPHVLRYWEQEFPQLKPVKRRGNRRYYQRHDVLMVRRIRNLLYEQGFTIGGARQQLSGEGAKQDLSQTHQILRQIRLELEEILHVLRR, via the coding sequence ATGCGGGAACCGAGCGATAGCCTGATCGGAGCGAGCGACGGCGACCTGCCGCCGATCCCCGGCAAGCGCTATTTCACCATCGGCGAGGTCAGCGAGCTGTGCGGCGTCAAGCCGCATGTACTGCGCTACTGGGAGCAGGAGTTCCCGCAGCTCAAGCCGGTCAAGCGGCGCGGCAATCGCCGGTACTATCAGCGCCATGACGTGCTCATGGTGCGCCGGATCCGCAATCTGCTCTATGAGCAGGGTTTCACCATCGGCGGTGCCCGTCAGCAGCTCAGCGGCGAGGGCGCCAAGCAGGATCTCAGTCAGACGCATCAAATTTTGAGGCAGATACGGCTCGAACTCGAAGAGATCCTGCATGTGCTTCGGCGTTGA
- a CDS encoding NYN domain-containing protein, with the protein MIKKLLAIDLTPCDIVARELGHPHFPVQAMRELIAGDGVDLIETLVTLVERVADDTPESIAANKVNFTRIQHALEEAGARVIPAPAKRQPDGAFKQSDDQRLVIATLSSALRLRPDFVVLAAADGDFAPMVWALRDAGIRTEILARPQMVASDLRRAAYSVIDLDNALNQIGGHH; encoded by the coding sequence ATGATCAAGAAGCTCCTGGCCATCGACCTCACCCCCTGCGACATCGTCGCCCGCGAACTCGGGCACCCGCACTTCCCGGTGCAGGCCATGCGCGAGCTCATCGCCGGCGACGGCGTGGACCTCATCGAGACGCTCGTGACCCTGGTCGAGCGCGTCGCCGACGACACCCCCGAGTCGATCGCCGCCAACAAGGTCAACTTCACGCGCATCCAGCATGCGCTGGAGGAGGCCGGCGCGCGCGTCATCCCCGCCCCCGCCAAGCGTCAGCCCGACGGCGCGTTCAAGCAGTCCGACGACCAGCGGCTGGTGATCGCCACCCTGTCGTCGGCCCTGCGCCTGCGGCCCGACTTCGTGGTGCTGGCCGCCGCCGACGGCGACTTCGCCCCGATGGTGTGGGCCTTGCGCGACGCCGGCATCCGCACCGAGATCCTCGCCCGTCCGCAGATGGTCGCCAGCGACCTGCGCCGCGCCGCCTACTCGGTCATCGACCTCGACAACGCCCTCAACCAGATCGGAGGACACCACTGA